A single region of the Brassica rapa cultivar Chiifu-401-42 chromosome A03, CAAS_Brap_v3.01, whole genome shotgun sequence genome encodes:
- the LOC103861916 gene encoding calcium-transporting ATPase 10, plasma membrane-type — protein sequence MSGGQGQFNNSPRGEDKDVEAGTSSFTEYEESPFDITSTKNAPVERLRRWRQAALVLNASRRFRYTLDLKREEDKKRMLRKMRAHAQAIRAAHLFKAAASRVNGIITSSPPSPGGGDFGIGQEQIVSISRDQNIGALQELGGVKGLSGLLKTNLEKGIHGDDDDISKRKSAFGSNTYPQKKGRSFWRFVWEASQDLTLIILIVAAAASLALGIKTEGIEKGWYDGISIAFAVLLVIVVTATSDYRQSLQFQNLNEEKRNIRLEVTRDGRRVEISIYDIVVGDIIPLNIGDQVPADGVLVAGHSLAVDESSMTGESKIVHKNSTKNPFLMSGCKVADGHGTMLVTGVGVNTEWGLLMASVSEDNGGETPLQVRLNGVATFIGIVGLTVAGVVLFVLVVRYFTGHTKGANGAPQFVGGHTKFDHVLDDLVKIITVAVTIVVVAVPEGLPLAVTLTLAYSMRKMMADKALVRRLSACETMGSATTICSDKTGTLTLNEMTVVECYTGFQKMDPPDSSSKLPPPFTSILVEGIAHNTTGSVFRSESGEVQVSGSPTERAILNWAIKLGMDFDALRSESSAVHFFPFNSEQKRGGVAVKSPDSTVHVHWKGAAEIVLGSCTHYMDENESPVDMSGDKMAELKNAINDMAARSLRCVAIAFRNFEADKIPTDEDQLSRWVLPEDELVLLAIVGIKDPCRPGVKNSVLLCQKAGVKVRMVTGDNIQTAKAIALECGILASDSDASEPNLIEGKVFRAYSEAERDRICEEISVMGRSSPNDKLLLVQSLKRKGHVVAVTGDGTNDAPALHEADIGLSMGIQGTEVAKEKSDIIILDDNFESVVKVVRWGRSVYANIQKFIQFQLTVNVAALVINVVAAISSGDVPLTAVQLLWVNLIMDTLGALALATEPPTDHLMDRDPVGRREPLITNIMWRNLFVQAMYQVTVLLVLNFRGISILNLDHKPNAERVKNTVIFNAFVICQIFNEFNARKPDEFNIFQGVLRNHLFVGIICITIVLQVVIVEFLGTFASTIKLDWEMWLICIGIGSISWPLAVIGKCIPVPETPVSQYFRINRWRRNSSG from the exons ATGAGTGGTGGACAAGGACAGTTCAATAACTCTCCGCGAGGGGAAGATAAGGACGTGGAGGCTGGAACGAGCAGCTTCACTGAGTATGAAGAGAGTCCCTTCGACATTACCAGTACTAAGAATGCTCCCGTTGAGCGTTTGCGCCGTTGGAGG CAAGCGGCGCTTGTGCTTAACGCGTCTCGTCGGTTTCGTTATACTCTGGACTTGAAAAGGGAAGAAGATAAGAAACGGATGCTGAGGAAGATGAGAGCGCATGCCCAAGCTATTAGA GCTGCACACCTTTTTAAAGCAGCTGCTAGCCGCGTTAATG GAATTATTACAAGTTCACCTCCCTCTCCTGGCGGTGGTGATTTTGGTATTGGACAGGAGCAAATTGTATCGATATCAAGAGATCAAAATATAGGAGCTCTGCAAGAACTTGGAGGG GTCAAAGGGTTATCTGGCCTGTTGAAAACAAACTTGGAGAAAGGTATACATGGGGATGATGATGACATATCGAAAAGGAAATCTGCTTTTGGATCAAACACATACCCCCAGAAGAAAGGGAGGAGTTTCTGG AGGTTTGTATGGGAAGCTTCTCAAGATCTTACTTTGATCATACTGATTGTCGCAGCAGCTGCTTCTTTGGCATTGGGAATAAAGACCGAG GGTATTGAAAAGGGATGGTACGATGGCATCAGCATTGCTTTTGCCGTTCTTCTTGTCATTGTGGTGACAG CTACCAGTGATTATCGCCAATCTCTTCAATTCCAGAACTTAAATGAGGAGAAGAGAAATATACGTCTAGAG GTTACCCGCGATGGGAGAAGAGTTGAAATTTCAATTTATGACATTGTGGTAGGCGATATCATACCTCTCAATATTGGTGATCAG GTACCTGCTGATGGAGTTTTAGTTGCTGGTCATTCCCTTGCGGTTGATGAGTCCAGCATGACTGGGGAAAGCAAAATT GTTCACAAAAACTCTACTAAGAATCCATTCCTAATGTCTGGTTGCAAAGTTGCAGATGGCCATGGCACAATGTTG GTTACTGGGGTAGGGGTCAACACTGAATGGGGTTTACTAATGGCTAGTGTCTCAGAAGacaatggtggagaaacaccattGCAG GTACGCTTGAATGGTGTTGCAACATTTATCGGAATTGTGGGGCTTACAGTTGCTGGCGTTGTATTATTTGTCCTTGTCGTCCG CTATTTTACTGGTCACACGAAGGGTGCAAATGGAGCCCCACAGTTCGTTGGAGGACATACCAAATTTGATCACGTGCTAGATGATCTTGTTAAAATCATCACCGTTGCA GTAACAATCGTTGTAGTAGCAGTTCCTGAAGGGCTTCCTTTGGCTGTTACCTTGAC TCTTGCCTATTCCATGAGAAAAATGATGGCAGATAAAGCTTTG GTGCGTAGGCTTTCCGCCTGTGAGACCATGGGCTCTGCAACAACAATTTGCAGTGATAAGACGGGAACTTTGACCTTAAATGAG ATGACCGTTGTTGAGTGTTATACTGGGTTCCAAAAGATGGATCCTCCTGACAGCAGCTCGAAATTGCCACCTCCTTTTACATCTATACTTGTTGAGGGAATTGCTCATAACACAACGGGCAGTGTGTTCCGATCTGAA AGTGGTGAGGTTCAGGTTTCTGGATCGCCAACAGAAAGAGCTATTCTCAATTGGGCGATAAAG TTAGGCATGGATTTCGACGCTCTTAGGTCTGAGTCTTCTGCTGTACATTTTTTCCCATTCAACTCAGAGCAGAAACGTGGAGGCGTAGCAGTGAAATCA CCAGATTCGACTGTCCATGTTCACTGGAAAGGCGCTGCCGAAATTGTCTTGGGTTCCTGCACACACTATATGGATGAGAATGAGAGTCCTGTTGATATGAGTGGAGATAAG ATGGCCGAGTTAAAAAATGCTATCAATGATATGGCTGCAAGGAGTCTCCGTTGTGTTGCAATTGCCTTCAGAAATTTTGAAGCGGATAAGATTCCAACTGATGAAGATCAACTTTCTAGATGGGTATTACCTGAGGATGAACTTGTGCTGTTGGCTATTGTTGGTATCAAG GATCCATGTCGCCCAGGTGTCAAAAATTCAGTTCTACTTTGTCAAAAAGCAGGAGTCAAG GTTCGAATGGTGACTGGTGATAACATTCAAACTGCCAAAGCCATTGCACTGGAATGCGGTATATTAGCTTCAGACTCAGATGCTAGTGAGCCTAATCTGATTGAAGGAAAAGTATTCCGTGCCTATTCAGAAGCAGAAAGAGATAGGATTTGTGAAGAGATATCT GTAATGGGTAGATCATCACCCAATGACAAACTTCTTCTTGTGCAATCGCTGAAGAGAAAGGGACACGTCGTGGCTGTGACTGGTGATGGAACCAATGATGCTCCTGCACTGCATGAG GCAGATATAGGTCTCTCTATGGGTATCCAAGGCACGGAAGTTGCAAAGGAAAAGTCGGACATCATTATCTTGGATGACAACTTCGAATCCGTTGTGAAG GTTGTCCGCTGGGGTCGATCTGTGTATGCCAATATACAAAAGTTCATCCAGTTTCAGCTCACGGTTAATGTCGCAGCTCTTGTCATCAATGTCGTGGCTGCCATATCCTCGGGCGATGTCCCTCTAACTGCAGTACAG CTCCTCTGGGTCAATCTTATAATGGATACTCTTGGGGCTCTTGCTTTGGCCACCGAACCACCAACCGATCACTTGATGGATCGAGATCCTGTTGGCAGAAG AGAACCTCTCATCACCAATATCATGTGGAGAAACTTGTTTGTACAA GCGATGTACCAAGTGACAGTCTTGTTAGTCCTCAATTTCCGTGGAATAAGTATCCTTAATCTGGATCATAAACCCAACGCCGAGAGAGTGAAGAATACAGTCATCTTCAATGCTTTTGTCATCTGCCAG ATCTTCAACGAGTTCAACGCACGAAAGCCAGATGAATTTAACATTTTCCAAGGAGTTCTCCGTAATCACCTCTTTGTGGGCATCATCTGTATCACCATTGTGCTCCAG GTAGTCATCGTCGAGTTCCTTGGAACATTTGCCTCAACGATTAAGCTTGACTGGGAGATGTGGCTCATCTGTATTGGGATAGGTTCCATCAG TTGGCCTTTGGCGGTGATCGGAAAATGCATACCGGTTCCAGAAACTCCGGTTAGCCAATACTTCAGAATAAACCGATGGAGAAGGAATTCATCAG GTTAA
- the LOC103861915 gene encoding choline monooxygenase, chloroplastic yields MMTMLATIKSTTTGYLKLHLKFSVSVSQFVRGRRRIHQTLLCTRDPISSSSRVFAAASNTSNLVEEFDPEIPVERALTPPSSWYTDHQFHRCELDRVFYGGWQVIGYSDQIKANRDFFTGRLGEVEFVVCRDDEGKIRAFHNVCSHHASILASGSGRKSCFVCPYHGWTYSLNGSLVKATRMTGIENSALNEMGLKPLRVAVWGPFVLLKVTQDKSKKKEDVESDGLVASEWLGSSVGRLSEGGVDSTFSFICRREYTIDCNWKVFCDNYLDGGYHVPYAHKGLMSGLDLETYSTTLFERVSIQECGGGGSKAGEEEDGFDRLGSQALYAFVYPNFMINRYGPWMDTNLVIPLGPRKCKVVFDYFLDPSLKDDEAFIRRSLEESKRVQMEDVVLCENVQRGLESPAYDKGRYALVEKAMHHFHCLLHQNLKI; encoded by the exons ATGATGACGATGTTGGCCACGATAAAATCCACCACCACTGGATACCTCAAACTCCATCTTAAATTTAGCGTCTCAGTCTCTCAATTTGTCCGTGGGAGAAGACGTATCCACCAGACTCTGTTATGCACCCGTGATCCAATCTCTTCGAGCAGCAGAGTCTTCGCTGCTGCTTCCAATACAAGTAACCTCGTGGAGGAGTTTGATCCGGAGATTCCAGTAGAGAGAGCGTTGACTCCGCCGAGCTCGTGGTACACTGATCATCAGTTCCACCGTTGTGAGCTTGATCGAGTCTTCTATGGAGGATGGCAAGTTATAG GTTACTCTGATCAGATTAAGGCTAATCGCGACTTTTTCACCGGGAG GCTTGGGGAGGTGGAGTTTGTGGTGTGTAGAGATGATGAGGGGAAGATTCGTGCTTTCCACAATGTGTGCTCTCACCATGCCTCTATCTTGGCTTCTGGAAGTGGGAGAAAGTCTTGCTTTGTTTGCCCTTATCAC GGATGGACTTATAGCTTGAACGGATCGCTTGTCAAAGCTACTAGAATGACTGGGATAGAGAACTCTGCTTTGAAT GAAATGGGACTCAAGCCTCTAAGAGTAGCTGTATGGGGACCTTTTGTTCTCCTCAAGGTGACACAAGACAaatcaaagaagaaagaagatgtTGAGAGTGATGGATTAGTGGCGTCTGAATGGCTAGGTTCTTCTGTAGGGAGGTTGAGCGAAGGCGGAGTTGATTCCACTTTTAGTTTCATATGTAGACGTGAGTACACTATTGACTGTAATTGGAAG GTGTTTTGTGATAATTACTTAGATGGTGGCTATCATGTACCTTATGCACATAAAGGTTTGATGTCAGGCCTCGACCTCGAAACCTATTCTACAACG TTATTCGAAAGGGTTAGTATCCAAGAATGTGGAGGTGGTGGATCCAAGGctggtgaagaagaagacggtTTCGATAGGCTTGGATCTCAAGCTCTATACGCTTTCGTATACCCAAATTTCATGATAAATAG gtaTGGACCATGGATGGACACAAATCTAGTGATACCTTTAGGACCAAGGAAGTGCAAAGTTGTCTTCGACTATTTTCTTGATCCTTCTTTAAAG GATGATGAAGCTTTCATCAGGAGAAGTCTGGAAGAGAGCAAGAGAGTTCAG ATGGAAGATGTTGTCTTGTGTGAGAATGTTCAAAGGGGTCTCGAATCTCCAGCTTATGACAAAGGAAGATATGCTCTTGTGGAGAAAGCAATGCACCATTTCCACTGTCTGTTACATCAGAATCTCAAAATCTGA
- the LOC103861090 gene encoding uncharacterized protein LOC103861090 has protein sequence MELELPNRLYGEGLEPQVKKINNSCRLKLLELLKEKMEPEFDEVMKDPIFSQIMVIQKNDLKFSARLVHSFLCKELMTSKRHEKWFTFARRPMRFGLQEYHAVTGLKVKRENNNGLVTWKDDNGFWSKQIKTNEKINLQIIKKKHLEESNTWTWVDRVRLIYLCVIMGVVMGKDEKVNIPHLYMKLAMDLEKLRNYPWVVLALGEICGTKVSKNFTGPLCGNWRGCAKCSYEDIIGVENLFPENEILHSFMESHIDGVVLLATDFVQKDEKKDERVDRILDMINSKHDWNNHVWGVKEATNSEFEESGEEKGDDQRADTERGENSHVAGNVDGTADVSGRNKRKHADRGAESRKKNVLCHLAASSKGNIDTDMKNFLEDLVQASFTTFGEKFCQQFSDRLGKIETEVTQLRTASERTEQFETVVTDRLGKIEAEVTQLRTSLVVTELMGKSDQASGPSLTKINSGPSTSKKGTAPSKKKAVKNQELKTADSCVNLPRAKVTQSSASDLSMGTQEFLESCMKNLPLDTFVKGLNPSQAKVEDSLDWLELPKSLKKPTDSLELQKSLKKPAIRLDYRDIELDGENFPDRCLVFVHPTDFKKMQDWQDTRTATQIGPSMLDGDLAGRIMSASSWLKNYEIDAIMYVFRERTTLKRWNVDRVAFMTCVFSDLIAKDYQNFCKGIKKYTMDPLLLQYGKGELPSHGKTQMLWIVDVDRMYVHVWVNCNHWIALCISFVTRNIQVFDCGGKKKIKEVEAFAQLIPRIVKAVQSLTIQKHFHITPYNVSYVPMSGLNRLQCHCGVYTIKRLLEINHSISL, from the exons ATGGAGTTGGAGTTGCCTAATCGTTTATACGGTGAGGGATTGGAACCTCAGGTTAAGAAGATTAATAACAGCTGCCGACTAAAACTTCTCGAGTtgctaaaagaaaaaatggaacCAGAATTCGATGAAGTTATGAAAGATCCCATTTTTTCACAGATTATGGTTATCCAGAAGAATGATCTGAAGTTTTCGGCGAGGTTGGTACACTCTTTCTTGTGTAAGGAGTTGATGACAAGCAAGAGACATGAGAAGTGGTTCACTTTCGCTAGGAGACCTATGCGTTTTGGATTGCAAGAGTATCATGCTGTCACTGGTCTGAAAGTGAAGCGAGAGAATAACAATGGGCTAGTGACATGGAAAGACGATAATGGTTTTTGGAGCAAGCAGATAAAgacaaatgaaaaaataaatttgcagATCATAAAAAAGAAGCATTTGGAAGAGAGCAATACCTGGACTTGGGTTGATAGGGTGAGACTGATATATCTTTGCGTTATTATGGGTGTGGTGATGGGAAAGGATGAGAAGGTGAATATCCCGCATCTGTACATGAAGTTGGCGatggatttggagaagcttcggAATTACCCATGGG TTGTTCTTGCTTTAGGAGAGATTTGTGGCACAAAAGTCAGTAAAAATTTTACAGGTCCACTGTGTGGTAATTGGAGAGGATGTGCAAAATGTTCTTATGAAGATATCATTGGCGTTGAGAACTTATTCCCAGAAAAC GAGATTTTGCATTCATTCATGGAATCCCACATAGATGGAGTGGTCCTTTTGGCAACTGATTTTGTACAGAAGGATGAGAAGAAAGATGAAAGAGTAGATCGTATTTTAGATATGATCAATAGTAAACATGATTGGAACAATCATGTTTGGGGAGTAAAAGAAGCTACAAACTCTGAATTTGAGGAATCTGGCGAAGAGAAAGGAGATGATCAAAGAGCTGATACTGAGAGAGGTGAAAATAGTCATGTTGCAGGGAATGTTGATGGCACAGCTGATGTTTCGGGAAGAAACAAGAGAAAGCATGCAGACCGAGGAGCAGAGTCAAGGAAGAAGAATGTTTTGTGCCACCTAGCTGCTTCATCAAAAGGAAATATTGACACAGATATGAAAAATTTCTTGGAGGATCTGGTACAAGCTTCTTTTACTACTTTTGGGGAAAAATTCTGTCAGCAGTTCTCGGACAGGTTGGGTAAGATTGAGACTGAGGTTACACAACTCAGGACAGCTTCAGAGAGAACTGAGCAATTTGAGACCGTTGTAACCGACAGATTGGGGAAAATTGAGGCTGAGGTTACACAGCTCAGGACAAGTTTAGTGGTGACTGAATTGATGGGAAAGAGTGATCAAGCAAGCGGTCCTAGCTTGACCAAAATCAACAGTGGTCCTAGCACCAGCAAAAAAGGCACTGCTCCATCAAAGAAAAAG GCTGTAAAAAACCAAGAGTTAAAGACTGCTGATTCGTGTGTCAATTTACCTCGTGCAAAAGTTACTCAATCATCAGCTAGTGATCTTAGTATGGGTACACAAGAGTTTTTGGAAAGTTGCATGAAGAACCTTCCATTAGACACATTTGTGAAAGGTTTGAATCCTTCTCAAGCTAAAGTCGAAGATTCATTGGATTGGTTGGAACTTCCAAAATCATTGAAGAAGCCAACAGATTCATTGGAACTTCAAAAATCATTGAAGAAGCCAGCGATCCGATTAGATTACCGAGATATAGAGCTAGACGGCGAAAATTTCCCTGATCGCTGCTTGGTGTTTGTGCATCCTACAGATTTTAAGAAGATGCAGGACTGGCAAGATACACGAAC AGCTACACAGATTGGTCCTTCTATGTTAGACGGTGATTTAGCCGGACGTATTATGTCTGCCagcagttggcttaaaaattac GAAATTGATGCTATAATGTATGTTTTCCGGGAAAGAACAACATTGAAACGATGGAACGTAGACCGTGTTGCTTTCATGACATGCGTCTTCAGCGACCTCATTGCTAAGGATTACCAGAATTTCTGTAAGGGTATTAAGAAATACACTATGGATCCATTACTACTGCAATACGGTAAAGGTGAACTGCCTTCCCATGGAAAAACACAGATGTTGTGGATTGTCGATGTGGATCGGATGTACGTTCATGTCTGGGTCAATTGCAACCATTGGATTGCTTTATGCATCAGTTTTGTGACTAGGAATATCCAGGTGTTTGACTGCgggggtaaaaaaaaaatcaaggaaGTGGAAGCTTTCGCGCAGCTTATTCCTCGGATTGTCAAGGCCGTGCAGTCATTGACAATACAGAAGCATTTCCACATCACTCCGTACAATGTTTCCTATGTACCTATGAGTGGTCTTAACCGACTTCAATGTCATTGTGGTGTGTACACTATAAAACGTCTTCTTGAAATCAACCACTCTATAAGCCTTTGA
- the LOC103861912 gene encoding plant intracellular Ras-group-related LRR protein 7 gives MICEEAYQYQQLHAQNDHMMTMMMMDLSQSPLSSPILSKNTDNNEEERLEDVNLSCMALQSLPNPSLNLGIICKLDLSNNHIKKIPESLTARLLNLVALDIHSNQIKALPNSIGCLSKLKILNVSGNFLVYLPKTIQNCRSLEELNANFNELIRLPDSIGLELTNLRKLCVNSNKLITLPTSITYLTSLRVLDARLNCLMILPEDLENLINLEILNVSQNFQYLTTLPSSIGLLMNLLELDISYNKITVLPESIGCMRRLKKLSAEGNPIVSPPIEVVEQSLQAVREYLSQKMNGRLVNASPKKKSWGFRKLVKYGTFNGRSRAWTREEREGLIMPEYRPIDILASNRFPGISPRRIFSPRTYFSR, from the exons ATGATATGCGAAGAGGCATATCAGTATCAACAACTCCATGCACAAAATGATCACATGATGACAATGATGATGATGGACTTGAGCCAATCACCACTCTCATCACCCATATTATCAAAGAATACTGACAACAATGAGGAAGAGAGGCTAGAGGATGTGAATTTGAGTTGCATGGCATTAcaatctctcccaaatccttccCTCAATTTGGGAATTATTTGTAAGCTTGATCTCTCCAACAATCATATCAAG AAAATACCAGAATCTCTAACGGCAAGACTTCTTAACTTGGTAGCATTAGATATACACTCAAACCAGATCAAAGCTCTTCCAAACTCCATTGGCTGTCTCTCTAAGCTCAAGATCCTGAATGTATCCGGCAACTTTCTCGTTTACCTCCCCAAAACTATTCAAAATTGCAG GTCACTAGAAGAACTAAACGCCAACTTCAACGAGCTCATTAGATTACCAGACTCCATCGGGTTAGAGCTAACCAACCTAAGGAAGCTCTGCGTCAACTCCAACAAGCTCATCACCCTCCCAACCTCCATCACCTACCTCACCTCCCTCCGTGTCCTCGACGCTCGTCTCAACTGCCTCATGATCCTCCCCGAGGACCTCGAGAACCTCATCAACCTCGAGATCCTCAACGTCAGCCAAAACTTCCAGTACCTTACAACACTCCCATCTTCCATCGGCCTTCTCATGAACCTCCTCGAGCTAGACATCAGCTACAACAAGATCACGGTCTTGCCTGAGTCCATCGGATGCATGAGGCGGCTAAAGAAGCTGAGCGCGGAAGGGAACCCGATCGTGTCCCCACCGATAGAGGTCGTGGAGCAGAGCTTGCAGGCGGTGAGGGAGTATCTGAGCCAGAAGATGAATGGTAGGCTGGTGAACGCATCTCCGAAGAAGAAGTCGTGGGGGTTCCGAAAACTGGTGAAGTATGGAACGTTCAATGGAAGATCAAGGGCTTGGACAAGGGAAGAGAGAGAAGGGCTGATAATGCCTGAGTACCGTCCCATTGATATCTTGGCTTCGAATAGGTTCCCTGGTATCTCACCTCGGCGTATCTTCTCTCCAAGAACCTACTTCAGCAGATAA